The genomic stretch GACAATGGAAAATACAGGCATCATCGATTGTCACTTCCTTTTTTTCTCCTGTCCCTTGGTGAACTCTTTCTTTGATAAATGTCTCAGTCATCGCAGAGACATCCTTGATCCCTCCATTGATCCACATTGCGGTATCTACACAGTGGGCAAGCAGATCACCTGTCACTCCAGATCCTGCCGCTTCTGCATCCAGTCTCCATAGTGCGTCACCGCCTTGCGGAAGATCGGGACTGATAGTCCAGTCCTGTAGGAAATTTGCGCGGTAATGGAAAATCTTGCCCAGCTTACCCGAAGCAACGATTTGCTTGGCCAGGGTTACGGCAGGAACTCTCCTGTAATTGTACCAAACTGTGTTTTTCACACCGGCTTTTTCTACAGCCTCCACCATACCTTCGGCTTCCGCTACAGTTCTTGCCAAAGGCTTCTCACAAAGAATCATTTTTCCTGCCTCGGCAGCAGCTATGGCAATCTCTGCATGCATATCATTAGGAGTACAGATATCCACCGCATCGATATCATCTCGTTTCAGTAATTCCCTCCAGTCGGTCTCGACTGATTTATAACCCCACTGATCTGCGAAAGCTTGAGCCTTTTCCTTCCTTCTGGAGCAGCACGCTTGCAAAACAGGAACGTATTCGTATTCGGGAAAAAAATCAGGAACTCTTTTGTAGCCATTGGTATGGATCCGTCCCATCAGCCCTGTACCGATGAGACCTATTCTGATATGTTTTTTATTCATGATTGTAAAATTTTAAAATTGTAAGATTGGAAGATTGAGTTTAAGGTTAGAAAGCCTGAAAGTTGTAAAGTTTGGAATCAACGGAGTTTTGATTTGGAAGTGATGCCAAAAATTTCCACTCCGCTTGTAAATCGTACTTCGTACTTCTTAAATCTATTTAGCCTTCACACTTTATACTTCAGCTTTTACCACCCATGAGCATTCCTCACTTTGACCAAGGCAGCAAGAATATCGTTCCAGGTTTGCTGGTTGTTCATGACTTCATTTGGAAACATGCAACCATCCCAGCAAATATGTTCAAACGCTTTGGTCAGCTCACCATTTTCATCACGAAGCCAGTAGCCCGCATCATGGGCGATATCCAATACCCCATTTGGATCAGTGGCTTGGCAATGTCTCCCTGTCTTATCATGAGAACCTGAACCGAAGACCGAACCGTCATTTTGGGCAACATGGAAATCAATTGTCCATGGGCGAAGTGCATCCGTTACTGTTTTCAAAGCTGCTTTGACTGCTTCCCGGTCTTTTAGATCCGCATCTTTCGGGAGAATTCTATGCTCAGGTGCATTATACCCCATAGTGTAAAGGAATGTATGGGACATATCTGCCTGGAAACCGATATTTTGTCTGTCCACCATCTCCAATAGCTCTACCATATACTTCCAGCTGTGCATAGCTCCCCAGCAAATTTCCCCCTCGGTAGCTAAGCTTTCTCCATAACCAGCTGCGACATCACATGCTTCCCGGAAGGTTTCCGCTATGGTTTTGGTGTTACCGGCAGGGTCTTTCGCCCAGTCCTCCACTCCGGCAGCTGAATCTATTCTCACTACACCATAGTGACGGACCCCAAGCTCATTGAGCTGCTTGCCAAATTCACAGGCTTTGCGAACCATATCCACAAATGTCTTTCGTTGATCAGAGGTTCCCATTGCGGAGCCAGCCCAAATCGGTGCTACTAATGAACCTGCAACAAGGTTATGCTTTTGGAGTTTTTCTGCCAGAATCTTGGCTTCATCGGGATCGCTGAGCGAGAAGTGGGGCTCTAGCAATCCTAAGTCCACTCCGTCAAATTTCACCCCGTCAACTTCCGCAGCAGCAGTCATTGCCAAAAGTGAATCAAATGGGATTACCGGTTCAGAATCTGCACCTTTGCCGACGATTCCCGGCCAGGTGGCATTATGTAATTTTGGATAGTTATTTTGGCTCATTGTTGTGTGGGTTTTTAGTTATTATAGAAAGACCGAAGCTGGGAAACCGAAGAAGGAAGTGGTTCTCGATTCCAAATTCAGCTTTGAGTGTTTATTATTTTTATTTTATCTAATGAATTAGGACTTTTTTTCCAGATTATTGATTTCAAACGTAGTGACTAAATCTAGTCTGGACGTCGTCAATCGCACATTTTAAATCGTAAATCAGCATCACTCCACTACCTTAAGATCCGGGTTATCCGGACCGAAGTGTTTCAGCATTACGATAGGATCAGTTTTTGAATGATTAGTGATCTTCACACCTTCCTGTGCGGCTTTTTCACTGACGAAATACTCATCATGCGTTAATTGTCCAAAGCGGATCAATGCAGGTGTTTCTATATCCCAATTATTCATTTTTCCATAGCCCTGCATCATGATCATTCCATAGGCAGCAGAATCCTTTATCGTTACGGTTTGTCCTGGGAATACAGTTAATTCTTTTGCGCTGTAATCATGGGAACGATAACATATCCATTTGTCATCATATCCCATAGCGTTCATTTCAGCTCTATCTTCCACAGGGATAGGCTCCATGTAATGGTTATCCATCAGATTTGGGTTGACGTTCAGATCCCAATCAATCATCTCCACGAGCAGCTCATAATCACCCCAGCGATCTTTCGGGGTGGCATTCCAAAGTAATTCATCCGGTATAATCGCTTCATTCACGAGGGATTGGTACATGGCAAAAATATCGGAGGCTTTCTGAGGTTCATAGGTACATAAGCTACCAGGGGCATGAAGCATTCCCGGAGGCACATTCCAGCCAGTACCAGGCTGAAGTCTAAATGCCTGGGAATAATTGGTGATTTTATTATCCCCTTTATCGAAATTCTTCAGACATTCCAGAATAGTCTCCTTGGAAGTACCCGGAGCAATCCCGAAAAAAGTATAAGGGAAATCGCCACCATGGTTATTGACTTGAGGCGGAAAATAATACGCTTCAGGCTTTCCATTTTGACCTGTCAGTTTCCCAAACTCGTCACTTGGATGAATATGGTGTGGCAAGGGCCCCATGTTGTCAAAAAACTTCGAGTACATAGGCCAGGATTTATAGTTGTCCCAAAGCCGGCTACCAATGATCTCCCCGCCTAATTCATCAATTGCATCTTTGAGCAAAAACAACTCTGTTTTGCCTCCGTTTTCATAGGCAATATGGCTAAGGCCCTCGTTTTTGCTGGTCAGTGGCCCATTTTCGGCGGGGGTAGTAGATGAAAACCAGCGTTCATCGATTCCGCCCCGATTGCCTCCCAGGCTATAGTAATCGTCCGGGTGCAATTTGATCCTTCGTCCCGGCACACAAAATGAGCGTGGCACCCAAGTCGGGGTCAATCTTAAAATTCCTTCGCCCTGCTCCAGGGCTTTTCTTGCTAAACTCATGGGTTTATTGATTAAAGATATAATTTGAATATTGGAAGATTGAAAGATTTGAAAATTGTCCAAACCACATCAACATCATATTTTTTACAGGTTAAATTCTTTGACAGACATTCCTCTTAGTACTTCCAGTTCGATGTCATAATTTCTTTTTTCTCCGGGTTCTAATAAGATCAACGTTCCATTTTCACGGGCAGCTGCCTGACCGATCGGAGGATTCGTCGCAGGCTCCAGGGCAGTTACATATTCATTTTTGCCCCAATGCTGCCAGTTGATCAGCCATGGCATCTGTTTTTTGGAAAAAGTTATACTTAATCCTAATTCCAATTCATAGTTCATATATCCGCAGGTAACTTGCCCCTCATGATCACTATACGGATTAATAAAGGCCACGTCTTCCCCAAAGCCTGAATGTTCATCGAGCGGTGCAGGGCACTTGCTGAACTTGTGCTTTTTATTAAAATCCGAAAGCAAATGGTCGGAATCCTTTTTTTGGAGCTTCCCTTTCCACACGATCCGCGTACCCTCATCAATCAGAGGCCAGCCGCAATTAATATGGTAAAGAACCATATGTGGGGCGGGTGTATTTCCACGATTACTCACGACATCATTAATCTTGATTTTGTGAGACCCCAGAGTTCCTGAAATGCTTCTTTTCAGTTCCAAACTCGGCCCGAAAGTAGTCGTCTCCCGGATTAGTCCTACGATTTCAAAATCAAGGTTACCGGTATAAATATCAGGTTGCTTGATAGAAATAAGCTCTACGGGCGTATTGCTATAGTTTCCATGCAGTCCCCGCATTCCAGTTTCATCTTCATTGGGAGGCCCTATAGAAGAGAGACCGCAGGTGGTCAATAAGCCTCCGCCAAAAGTGCGAAGCCAGTCTATTCCCTGATTGGAAAAGGGTTGATGCGAAACATGTCCCGCATTGCTGAGCCAAGCCAGGCTATGCTCATTATAAAATGCATCCAAAATATCCATCCCCCTGTCCAGGACTACTTTGTATCGCAGTCCGGTTCCGGTATTGATCCAGGCGATACGGGTTCCGCGACCTGCTCCATTGTCGAGAACTGAAATTTCTACCCCACCTATCTGGCGGGAATTGGACAATTTTTGTTTCCAACTGGATGGATCTGAGAGATTCATTAAGGGTATTTGGTCTAACTCCTAAGCTATAAAAAAGAGCTTCTGACACTATCCTGCCCTATATGGGTTGGAAGAAAAAGCCCGGGAATAAGTTAGGAAAATTGTAGGCGATAAAGTTGCCGTTGATAAAAAAGTGTTGCCGTCAGGAGACTGCGACAGATTAAGTCCCAAACCTAAGAATTTGTATTAGAACAATTAAAAACAAAAGAATGGCCCAGATTGTAAAACCTGAGCCATTCAAAAACTGCTGGTTCTTAGGACTTGCCTGACCGGTGGACAGGCTTGGACCTAAACCAATATAGTCTTTAGACTGGCATCAGTTAGACCTTTAGTAAACTCTATTATCCATTATTGCAGTCGGGAGACTGCATTACTGTGAGTCCAAGTCTGAAGACTTGGACTAAAGTCTATAAAAATGGCCCAAGTTTTTCAACAAGGGCCATTGGTAATCTATAGAATACCTGAAGATTTACTGCTTCAGCATCACATTTTTGAATTCGACCTTCATCGGTGGGCCTACATGAACCTGCACACCCAGATATCCTGACTCCAACCTGTTCTTGGCATCTTCGTCGTGTACCTCGGACATCAACTGGCCATTTACATAATGTTTTAGCACATTGCCTTTAGCTACGATATGGATACTGTTCCAGTCACCCGCCTTTATCATCGCCCCAAGTTCAGCGCGGTCACCGATCTCCTTCTCTAGATTGAGTCCTTTCCAGGCGTTCCTTTCTACATATTCCCGAATCCCTACTCCTTCAGGCTGAGTAGTGATTTTAGTCTGCTGCCCTCTATAAGCAAGGGTAGCCCTTTTACGCTCCTCATAGTTTTGCCCGGTATAGGTGTTTTTACCATCTATATCGGCTTGATAGCCCTTCAATGCAAACGGCACATCCTCCACCAACTCACTTCTATAATTGATCCCGGAATTTCCTCCTTCAGAAATTTTAAAATCTGCTTTCAACTCAAAGTCTCCAGGCTGCCCTCCTTCCCAAATAAGGAAGGTATTCGCCTTTAACAGCGTCTCAGGCGTAATCTCTCCCACTATGGAACCGTCTTTTACAGACCAATAAACAGGATCCCCTTTCCAACCTTGGAGAGTCTCTCCATCGAAGATAGGCTTAAAATTTGCCTCAGCAGTAAAACTAGGTTCTAAAGAAGACTTGGAAGTATCAGCCGGCTGTTTACAATTCATAAAACCTATCATAAGCATCGCTCCTAAGCCTAGCAATTCAATTCTCAACAGCTTGGATTTTATAAGATTTTTCATTTTTCTGCTCAGTTCTTCGTTTGATATACTTGATGATTTGGATTTCCTCCAGAAATAAGATAGGCCATCAGGTCCCTCAGTTCCTCTTCATTCAGACGATTGATCAAGCCTGGCATCATGACGGAAACTTTAGAATCCTTGACCAAAACCACATTGCTTTTTTCTACTTGTCGCAGCACGTCCGGAGAAAATGGATTTTGGGACACTGAATAACTGTTGTCGTCTTCGTTGATGATTCTGCCCATCACAGAGCTCCCGTCTTTCAATTCGATCACACTGGCCACGTACTGCTCTGAGATTTCATCGCTAGGATTGATTGTAGCTTCCAGGATGTCTTTTGGGGAGAAGCGTGTTCCCAATTGAGTCAGATCAGGGCCTATTATCCCTCCCTCGCTTTGGATGGTATGGCATGACTGACATTGGCTGGCCGCAAACATTGCCTTGCCTCTGGCCAAATCCCTGCCAACCAGATCCGCCATCAGAGGTTCCGCTTCTTCTACAGTCCATCTCCTTCCAGGGCCTTCTGGCTGCACATCTGAATTCACTAAATCGTTTCCGTTCCCTGTCAACATAGCCGCTCCGGACAGCTCATTATACTTGTCGAAATCAGCTTTGGCCACATTCGAAAGAGCCATTTTTCTCGCTCTATCGATAAAGCCTACATAACTTCTCCCTCCTTTATACTTAAATGCGTCCTGTATCCACGAGAAATATTTTTCATGAAGTTCCGGTGTCCAGCCCGATTTTGCCCCTCCTAGTACAGTAGCAAGATAAGTCTGCTGAGCAGGAGGCACATTGGCCAGCATATTGGCTATATCCAAACCATACTGGGGGTTTCTCATGATCAGATCCGATGAGGCAGAAAATGTTTTCTGATAATTTGGATCATCTTTAGAAGTTTCCAACAATGCCAAGGTTTTTTCTACTGCATCCGGGGCATCCAAATGTACCAGCAGCACAGCCATCGCCCGATCCAAACTGTTGTTGTTTGAAGGGAAATTAGGATCCAGATATGCTACAAGTTCAGATCTCACTGAACCTGACGGTTCTCCTTGCCGGGCTAAAATCAACTCGAAAGCCCTCAAAAGGTCTTGTTTGCCTTTTTCATCCAATGTACCATAATCTATACCCATCAAAGCCTGTATCATAGGAGCACTTTCCCCCTTATCAGTATGTCTTGCCAAGGCAATCATTGCTTGGGTCTTTTTTACGGCATCAGTTTCTTCCAGAGCTTTGGCTTTCCAAGAATTAACCGGCTGATGTTCTACTGCTATTCTAGCGGCATACTGTACAAAACGATCTTTATGGTTAAGATTTTCCCAAGCCAACTCCAGTCCAGCTGCAGGAGCCCCAGCTACATGGAGGGCTTCCAATTCCCTTCTGAGCTTTGCCTCTGCCGGGAGTCCTGCAAGTTGAAGGGCGGATTTATCTGAAGTATCCACATCTCCATCGTAATACACTCGGTAAACGTCTGATTCCAACCTTCTTCCACCTGTCATAAAGTACATCGCTCCATCCGGGCCTATCACGCCATCAGTCAGTGGCAAGGGAGACCCAGAGATAAATTCCTCCGCTTTTGCCTCATAAGTTCCACCTTTCGGGGTGAGTGTCATGGAATAGACAATCCCAAAACTCCAATCAAATGCGAAAAGTGATTTCCTGTACTTTTCCGGGAATTCCGCCCCTGTTCCAAACATTACATTTGTGGGTGAGCCCTGCCCTATATTCAAAATAGCAGGCAGATTATCCGGATAATCAGGTGACCATTTTTGGTTCCCAGTTCTCCAGCCATACTCACTGCCAGAAGTCACATGACAGATCCTGGTAGGACGGTACCATGGCATCCCAAAGTCCCACTCCATATCAGAATCATACGTGAATAGATCTCCTACTTCATTAAACGCAATATCAAATGGATTCCTATATCCTGCCGAAATCAGTTCCCAGTGCTTCCCCTCCGGATCTATATTCGCCACCCAACCTCCTGGGGCCATTCTATCATTGGCATGCCCTCTAGGATCTTTGATCAAAGGAAAAAGATTGTCTTCCTGCCACACCTTTGGTAGTCTGTATGCATCCATTTCGGGAACATCTGTATGGTTTCCTGCTACTATGTACAGTGACTGACCATCTGGAGAAAGCACAATACTATGTGGCCCATGTTCCCCCGGCTGCCCGGTAAAACCTTTGATTTTAGTGACGGTTTCATATTGATCATCACCATCTAAATCCTGGATCCTGTACAAACCTGTACTTTCAGCAAAGGCCTCATTTCCATGATGATTCACCATGACGTAGATACTATTGAACGCATATAACAACCCCTGGGCATAACCCATCCCCACTTGGGGTTCAGCTACATTTCCGATGATCAATTTTTCCACTTTGGGTGCCACGGAATCACTTCCTATTTCTGGTATTTCCAATCGGTAAAGAAACCCATATTGATCTGCCGTGATCAGGCGGTTTTTGTCATCAAAGGTCATAGCCACCCAGGATCCATCTTCATGCTCACCCGGGCTATAGATATGTTCTGCCACAAATCTATCGGGTAGTTTTAGTTTGTCCAGTTTTGGATTTCCGGTAAGCACCCGTTTATACTCAGATTGCTCCTCCGTAGAGCAAGAGACAGTCAGAAGAATCGCTGCCGAATAAAGAAATAGATTTCGGATTGATTGTTTTAGGCACATAGGGCAATTGTTGTTGTAATGCAATTTAGAATTATAAGTTGGGGATTAAATCCGCTATAATAAAACCACTCATGAAATATTATAACGTTTTATACAAGTAATTGTAATCTATCAAATTTTATAAACATAAAACCCGAGCGCTTATCAGTAATCGGTTTCAAGGCGCTGGGTTATATATTTACTTTTAGAAATAGGGACTAAGATCTGACTCTGCTGCCGGAAGGGCATAGAATTTATTAAGATTTGTAAATACATTCGGACGGGGGACAGCTCCCTCTAGTGGAGGATAATAATAATCTAATGGATTAGCGACAACCCGTTGACCGTAAGGTATAATAATCTCTTCGATCAAATCCTTTCGCTGGATATCAAACCAACGCTTGTTTTCGAAAGCCAACTCCACTCTTCTCTCTCTGAAAATCGCATCGGCAAGTTCCGAACCACTGCTGGAAACCGGACCTAACCCTGCACGATCCCTTACTTGATTGAGGTAATTTCTCGCCTCACCGTCTTTACCCTGCTCATTGAGAATTTCAGCCATAAAAAGTAATACTTCAGAGTATCTATAGACAGGAAAGTTAGTACCCGTATTATTATGCTGGGAGTGTTTCTTAGCATATTTCTTGATATATGGATAGATCTTATCATCACGAAAACTGTTGGACAAAAAGACATATCCGATAGAGGCATCTTTTCTTTCATCTCCATCTTCATAAGCGGCGATTATATCCGGAGTCGGTATATTATTGCCTTCCCCGTCCAAATCTTGAGGATTGCTGGTACCGGTAATCTCTACTAGCTCTTCTTTCAAAAGTGGCCTAGGAAGCATCTGATAAATAAAATTACCGTTCAGACCAGCTGCACCTTCCAGGAACTGGACTTCAAATACTGACTCGGCATTGTTTTTATTGCTGGCATTGTCCGAAAAAGCCATGGCATAGTTTGGAATAAGGGAATATTCCCCGCTAGTCACCACAGGAGTCAGCATAGCTTCTGCATCTGACCATCGCTCCAGATTGATATAGACATTTGCCAGGAGTGTACGTGCCGCACCCGAGGTAACCCTCCCCAGTTGCTGCTGGGATTTAGGAGGCAGTAACGGTACAGCCGCTTCTAGGTCAGCGACTATTTGGGCATAGACTTCAGCTTCTGAAGAAAGAGGCAAGGCTGATTCTTCTCTAGTAGCTACAGGCGTAAGATGGAGGGGGACACTTCCAAAATAACGCACCAACTCGAAATATGCGTAAGCTCTCAGGAACAGTGTCTGACCTTTGATATTGTTCTTGGCATTCTGATCAAATTCCACCTCATCGATCAGGTCCAGGATCTGATTGGTTCTCGCTATGATCAAGTAATCCAATCTCCACTGCTGAAGTATGTTGTCATTTGCTGTCACTCCATTAGCCTCAACTACGGAGAAATCTGCAAGATCCTCTTGGGGATCCACCGCTCCGAAAAGCACATTTCTGCCATAGTAAGTATTGTCAGAATGCATTTCAGCAAGTCTATATGCCCGGTCATTGACGATATTTCTTAAAGGGGCATAGGCTGCATTTACAGCTTGCTCAAAGTCAGCCTCAGTTTTAAAGAAAGTAACCGAGGTCAGTTGGGTTTCTGGGACAATCGTGAGGAAATCATCACAACTGGCAAGTCCCAAAGATGATATCAATAATACAATTATATATTTTTTCATTTTTTATACAGTTTAATGTGAATAGTTAGATCCTTTCAGGCAAAATCAAAAACTGATATTGGCTCCAAAAGTAATCGTACGAGGTACCGGATATCCCGACAAGTCGACTCCGGGACTGAGATTACCGCCGTCTCCATTTCCATTGTCTTGCATACTGACTTCAGGATTTGATCCTCCCCAATACTTGGTGAACACCCACATATTCTGTCCGGAAGCATAAAGTCTAAGCGATTTGATAGTTTTGGGGAGATTACTGAAGGTATAACCAACGGTGATATTTCTGATGGTCAGATAAGATGCATCCCATACAAAATTACTGTTGTTCCAATCGCGCTCCACTCCCGTGACATTGCCACCGCCCGTGGATGTCCCAAAGATGCCGTCTCCCGGGTCTTCCGGAGACTTGAATCTCCTGGACACTTTTTCCACCATGTTGAATACCCCATCCAGATTCGCTGTAGAATACAGATGTCTCATATAAAGCTGGTTTCCCTGAGAACCTGATATTGCTATACTTGCATCAAATCCTTTCCAGTTGAAATTATTGATTAATCCATAGGTGAAATCCGGAAATGGATTACCAATAATCGTACGGTCATCATTGTCTCCTCCGTAGGTGATCACACCGTCACCATTCACATCTTCCAGCTTAATGCTCCCCACAGTAGATCTTCCGGGGATGATAGGCGAACTTGCCAAATCCTCCTCATTCATATAGTTGCCCAACTTCTTCATCCCATAAAACTGCCCAAAAGGCTGACCTACCTGGGTTATATGAAAAGTACCGTACACCCGATCGATTCCATCTGCCAGTTCAAGCACCTTGTTTCTATTGATCGAAAAATTGGCATTGGTGGTCCATCGGAAAGCCCCTGTTGTATTCACCGTATTTAAAGAGAATTCATGCCCCCAAAAGTGTATCTCTCCTATGTTGTCATTATAGTTGGTAAAACCCGATTCTTGAGGGATCTGTACTGCATAGAGTAGGTTGGTGGTGTTTTTGGTATAATAGTCATAGGTAAACAACAGCCTATCGTCCCAAAGTCCGATTTCTAAACCCAAATCTAGCTGTGCTGTCGTTTCCCAACCCAAATTCCTGTTGTTCAATGTGGTGACCGCAGCACCTGCGACCACTGTCTCGCCGAATACCGCATTGATAGTGTTATTTACTAGCGCATAAGAAGTATAGTTACCGATGTTGTTATTCCCTGTCACACCATAGCTTGCCCTTAGCTTGGCAAAAGAAATTGTTGAGTTAGTATTCAGGAATCCTTCATCAGACAGCACCCATCCCACCGAGGTAGATGGAAAGATACCCCAGCGATTATCTTCTCCAAATCTCGAAGAACCATCACCTCGTACAGATGCAGTAAACAAGTATTTCCCTTTGTAATTATAGGTCAGTCTGGAAAACAATGATGTTAATGACCACTCTCCTACTCCAGAATTGGTACCGTTTCGGTTAATATTGATGGCCCCCTGAATCGTGGGAATACGGTCATCTGCATAGGTATCAGCCTGCACCCTTGTACTTTCATCTCGGAATCTTTGATTAGAAAAACCTCCTAAAAGCTGAAAATTATGGTCTCCTATGGATTTATTATAAGTGGCAATGTTTTCGTTCAGCCATGACAGACTGGAATAATGATCACGTATAGAAACAGCCACCGTTGGAATAGATACGTTGATATTGGCAGTTGCTGTAGATGGATTAAACCAGAAGTACTTGGAATCTCTTACTTCAGCATTAAATGTGGATTTCAGAGAAAGACCTTGAATAGGCTTCCACTCCACATAGGTATTTGCAAGCACATTCATCTGTTTAGTCTGGTTGGTGATTTCCTGGGCGGATCTCACCCAGTTGGGATAGGCATATATATTACCTGTGCTCGCCGGAAGCTGATTAAACGAAGTCAACTCCCCGTTTTCCTCATAGATGGGCATAATAGGCCAAGTATGAAGGGCGTTAAACAAAATTCCGGTACCCCGGGTACCATCCGTTCTCGGGGTATTGTCCACCACATAGTTTGGGGCCACATTTACACCTATATTGACCTTATCGGATACTTGATAATCAGTATTCATCCTTAGGGAAAATCTGGAGTAATCTGAGTTCACTACCACCCCGTCCTGTTTAAAAACCCCCGCAATTACAGCCGTGTTGACTTTTTCTTTATTGGAGGTTACGGTAAGGTTGTAAGAAGAAATTGGGGCAGTCTGCAGCATGGCACCATACCAATCATTTGACTGACCTACATATTGTGAGGGATTTTGGAAAATATCAGGAACCTCTTGGCCTGCCGCTTCATAGTATTCCTTTTTGAAGATGGCAAATTCCTCTGCATCCATCATTTCCAACCTACCGTTTTCAGGGACTTTTTGGAATCCTGTGAATACGTTCAGGTTAACATTTGTCTGGCCTACTTTCCCCTTTTTAGTAGTGATCAAAACCACCCCATTGGCCGCTCTTGAGCCATAAAGTGAGGTAGATGCGGCATCTTTTAGTACAGATATCTCCTGTATCTCATCAGGGTTGATCTGGTTGATGTCACCGGTGATCGGAAATCCATCCACCACATAGAGCGGCTGACTACCCCCGGACACGGAAAGCTGCCCCCTGATCCTGACATTCATGCCCTGACCTGGCTTCCCTGTAGTCTGATTGATCTGTACTCCAGCCATTCTTCCCTGAAGTTTCTGCGCTACAGAAGAAACCGGCAAATCCTTGAGTTCTTCCTCATTTATAGATTGTACCGCACCTGTTACTTCTCGTTTCACCTGGCTGCCGTACCCTACCACTACTACTTCCGAAAGATCTGAAGTAGAATA from Algoriphagus sp. NG3 encodes the following:
- a CDS encoding TonB-dependent receptor, with translation MLNYYQKRVKIPFIGFLLLFFALTISSYAQTVAVKGTVISEGDNEPVPGALVTVKGTQRGTITDIDGKFSLEANAGETLVVSFIGFTTQELVVSASSSEIKVILPYSTSDLSEVVVVGYGSQVKREVTGAVQSINEEELKDLPVSSVAQKLQGRMAGVQINQTTGKPGQGMNVRIRGQLSVSGGSQPLYVVDGFPITGDINQINPDEIQEISVLKDAASTSLYGSRAANGVVLITTKKGKVGQTNVNLNVFTGFQKVPENGRLEMMDAEEFAIFKKEYYEAAGQEVPDIFQNPSQYVGQSNDWYGAMLQTAPISSYNLTVTSNKEKVNTAVIAGVFKQDGVVVNSDYSRFSLRMNTDYQVSDKVNIGVNVAPNYVVDNTPRTDGTRGTGILFNALHTWPIMPIYEENGELTSFNQLPASTGNIYAYPNWVRSAQEITNQTKQMNVLANTYVEWKPIQGLSLKSTFNAEVRDSKYFWFNPSTATANINVSIPTVAVSIRDHYSSLSWLNENIATYNKSIGDHNFQLLGGFSNQRFRDESTRVQADTYADDRIPTIQGAININRNGTNSGVGEWSLTSLFSRLTYNYKGKYLFTASVRGDGSSRFGEDNRWGIFPSTSVGWVLSDEGFLNTNSTISFAKLRASYGVTGNNNIGNYTSYALVNNTINAVFGETVVAGAAVTTLNNRNLGWETTAQLDLGLEIGLWDDRLLFTYDYYTKNTTNLLYAVQIPQESGFTNYNDNIGEIHFWGHEFSLNTVNTTGAFRWTTNANFSINRNKVLELADGIDRVYGTFHITQVGQPFGQFYGMKKLGNYMNEEDLASSPIIPGRSTVGSIKLEDVNGDGVITYGGDNDDRTIIGNPFPDFTYGLINNFNWKGFDASIAISGSQGNQLYMRHLYSTANLDGVFNMVEKVSRRFKSPEDPGDGIFGTSTGGGNVTGVERDWNNSNFVWDASYLTIRNITVGYTFSNLPKTIKSLRLYASGQNMWVFTKYWGGSNPEVSMQDNGNGDGGNLSPGVDLSGYPVPRTITFGANISF